Proteins from a genomic interval of Youhaiella tibetensis:
- a CDS encoding FdhF/YdeP family oxidoreductase translates to MTEHKPIVGGGPKKVLYTLATVSRIGIGKAAKALTARNTCKACAYGMGGQMGGMTNELGEFPSVCNKSVQAQSTDIQPAIPHQVFAHPIPDLMELTGREMERLGRLGNPIVKAKGSDRFREVTWDYALDLAASRLRAIAPERSFFYSSGRSSNEAGFIFQLLARTYGTNNVNNCSYYCHQATSEGLATTIGKGTATVELADLRGADLIFVIGANPSSNHPRFIHMLKACRDRGGEVIVINPAREPGLVRFAVPKSPGSMLAGGTEIASCFLQPRIGSDIALLKGIAKAVIEMGAQDSAFLAAHAGGWEAFAADLDTLSWETIVAACGIARERIEDVARRYSASRSTVFAWGMGMTHHLHGTANVEAIANLAILRGMLGRPHAGLLPLRGHSNVQGIGTIGVKPVLAEDVLARMEEAFGVRFPAQRGLDTMGCIEAAHRGEVDAAVIMGGNLYGATPDTAFAEEALSRIGFKLFLTTTLNQGHVHGLGEGETLILPVTARDEEWEPTTQESMFNFVRLSDGGIRRLGNVRPESAILCELGERILPGSPVPFAQLRRHARIRDAIARTIPGMEQLADIEVARREFHIANRVLHTPRFGTPDGKAHLVPTPMPTLADTPLRLATVRSEGQFNTIIYEERDSYRHGAGRDALFLNRDDMAAFGLSEGQRVRVTSRTGAMEATVVSFDLPPGSALAYYPEANVLVDTGIDPRSRTPAFKSVGISVAPLPG, encoded by the coding sequence ATGACCGAACACAAGCCGATCGTGGGTGGCGGCCCCAAGAAGGTTCTCTACACTCTGGCAACCGTCTCGCGCATCGGGATCGGCAAGGCCGCCAAGGCGCTTACGGCCAGAAATACCTGCAAGGCCTGCGCCTATGGCATGGGCGGCCAGATGGGCGGCATGACCAACGAGCTGGGCGAGTTTCCCTCGGTCTGCAACAAGTCCGTGCAGGCCCAGTCCACCGACATCCAGCCCGCCATCCCCCACCAGGTCTTCGCGCACCCGATCCCCGATCTCATGGAACTGACGGGCCGCGAGATGGAGCGCCTGGGGCGCCTGGGCAACCCCATCGTCAAGGCGAAGGGCAGTGACCGGTTCCGCGAGGTCACCTGGGACTACGCTCTCGACCTTGCCGCTTCGCGCCTGCGCGCCATCGCGCCCGAGCGTTCGTTCTTCTATTCGTCCGGGCGCTCGTCCAACGAGGCCGGCTTCATCTTCCAGCTCCTCGCCCGGACCTACGGCACCAACAACGTCAACAACTGCTCCTACTATTGCCACCAGGCCACCAGCGAAGGTCTGGCCACCACCATCGGCAAGGGCACGGCCACCGTCGAGCTGGCCGACCTCAGGGGCGCCGACCTCATCTTCGTCATCGGCGCCAATCCTTCCTCCAACCACCCGCGCTTCATCCATATGCTCAAGGCCTGCCGGGACCGGGGCGGGGAGGTCATCGTCATCAACCCGGCGCGCGAGCCCGGCCTGGTCAGGTTCGCTGTTCCCAAGAGCCCCGGCTCCATGCTGGCGGGCGGCACCGAGATCGCCTCCTGCTTCCTCCAGCCACGCATCGGCTCGGACATTGCGCTCCTCAAGGGCATCGCCAAGGCCGTCATCGAGATGGGAGCGCAGGACAGCGCCTTCCTCGCCGCCCATGCCGGCGGCTGGGAGGCCTTCGCGGCAGACCTCGACACCCTCTCCTGGGAGACGATCGTTGCGGCCTGCGGCATCGCCCGGGAGCGCATCGAGGATGTGGCGCGCCGCTACTCCGCTTCCCGGAGCACCGTCTTCGCCTGGGGCATGGGCATGACCCATCACCTGCACGGCACCGCCAATGTCGAGGCCATCGCCAACCTCGCCATCCTGCGCGGCATGCTCGGCAGGCCCCATGCCGGCCTCCTCCCGCTCCGCGGTCATTCCAACGTCCAGGGCATCGGCACTATCGGGGTCAAGCCGGTGCTGGCCGAGGATGTGCTGGCGCGCATGGAAGAGGCCTTCGGCGTGCGTTTCCCCGCCCAGCGGGGCCTCGACACCATGGGGTGCATCGAGGCCGCGCACCGGGGCGAGGTCGATGCTGCCGTCATCATGGGCGGCAACCTCTATGGCGCCACCCCCGACACCGCCTTTGCCGAGGAAGCCCTTTCCCGCATCGGGTTCAAGCTCTTCCTCACCACCACCCTCAACCAGGGCCACGTCCACGGCCTGGGCGAGGGCGAGACCCTCATCCTGCCGGTAACCGCGCGCGACGAGGAATGGGAGCCCACCACCCAGGAATCCATGTTCAACTTCGTCCGCCTCTCCGATGGCGGCATTCGCAGGCTCGGAAACGTGCGGCCCGAAAGCGCCATCCTGTGCGAACTGGGCGAGCGCATCCTGCCCGGTTCACCGGTGCCCTTCGCCCAGCTGCGCCGGCACGCCAGAATCCGCGATGCGATCGCCAGGACGATCCCCGGCATGGAGCAGCTCGCCGACATCGAAGTGGCCCGCCGCGAGTTCCACATCGCCAACCGCGTCCTCCACACGCCGCGCTTCGGCACGCCCGACGGCAAGGCCCACCTTGTGCCGACGCCCATGCCGACCCTGGCGGACACCCCGCTCCGGCTCGCCACAGTGCGCAGCGAGGGCCAGTTCAACACCATCATCTACGAGGAACGCGACAGCTACCGGCACGGAGCCGGCCGCGATGCCCTCTTTCTCAACCGCGACGACATGGCCGCCTTCGGTCTCAGCGAAGGCCAGCGCGTGCGCGTCACCTCCCGGACCGGCGCCATGGAGGCCACCGTCGTTTCCTTCGACCTGCCGCCCGGCAGCGCCCTGGCCTATTACCCGGAGGCCAATGTCCTGGTGGATACCGGCATCGACCCGCGCAGCCGCACCCCCGCCTTCAAGTCGGTCGGCATCAGCGTCGCGCCTCTTCCCGGCTGA
- a CDS encoding invasion associated locus B family protein has translation MSTFFRIAALAATLAAMPLPGLAQDGGLPGGASQLQETYDDWQVTCSSQGERTLCAMAQSQIDGQSRQRVLAIEINAISGDGASGVLLLPFGLALAQPVALQVDEGAGTGPLAYRTCLPAGCLVPLAFDGGMVGALRAGTALKVAAIADGGKPADFSVSLKGFSKALDRVASLAR, from the coding sequence ATGTCCACTTTCTTCAGGATCGCAGCGCTCGCCGCAACGCTTGCCGCCATGCCGCTTCCCGGCCTCGCCCAGGATGGTGGGCTGCCCGGCGGCGCCTCCCAGCTCCAGGAAACCTATGACGACTGGCAGGTGACCTGCTCATCCCAGGGCGAACGCACCCTGTGCGCCATGGCGCAGAGCCAGATCGACGGCCAGAGCCGCCAGCGCGTGCTCGCCATCGAGATCAACGCCATCAGCGGCGACGGCGCATCGGGCGTCCTGTTGCTGCCCTTCGGCCTTGCCCTGGCCCAGCCCGTGGCGCTCCAGGTCGATGAAGGCGCCGGCACCGGCCCGCTGGCCTACCGCACCTGCCTGCCCGCCGGTTGCCTCGTGCCCCTGGCCTTCGACGGCGGCATGGTCGGTGCGCTGCGCGCCGGCACGGCGCTCAAGGTCGCGGCCATCGCCGATGGCGGCAAGCCGGCCGATTTCTCCGTTTCGCTCAAGGGCTTCAGCAAGGCCCTCGATCGCGTCGCGAGCCTCGCGCGCTAG
- a CDS encoding winged helix-turn-helix domain-containing protein: MSEARRIWLRAQRLDEAAPFGDGPAATRLATEHLGYVQIDTINVIERSHHHILFTRIPGYRREDLRAAQSQDKSIFEYWTHALSYVPTRDLVYFLPDMKQHKLTPSRWYADANPDDLRRMLRTIRRDGAISIRDIDDDELVEKDHPWASRKPSKRVLQLGFYNGDLTISERNGMVKTYELMDRHFTWNRRPRPATDKQVSAYFLDRALRSQGLVSLDSVAYMNAPRKPAIRELIESRVRRKLLVPVEIAGLEKPVAYYAAPETLDTLPEAPAALTHILSPFDPLIIQRKRTSAIFGYDHIFEAYVPKAKRRFGYFTLPVIVGEDIVAAIDLKTDRAGRKLLVQSWTWVGPGEASRHKQPIEEALDRFTAFQLGD; the protein is encoded by the coding sequence ATGAGCGAGGCGCGCCGTATCTGGCTGCGCGCCCAGAGGCTCGATGAAGCCGCCCCCTTTGGCGACGGCCCCGCCGCCACGCGCCTCGCCACCGAGCACCTGGGCTACGTCCAGATCGACACCATCAACGTCATCGAGCGCAGCCACCACCACATCCTCTTCACCCGCATCCCCGGCTACCGGCGCGAGGATTTGCGCGCCGCCCAGAGCCAGGACAAGAGCATCTTCGAGTACTGGACGCACGCGCTCTCCTACGTCCCCACGCGCGACCTCGTCTATTTCCTGCCGGACATGAAGCAGCACAAGCTCACGCCCAGCCGCTGGTATGCCGACGCCAACCCCGACGACCTGCGGCGCATGCTGCGCACCATCCGCAGGGACGGCGCCATTTCGATCCGCGATATCGACGATGACGAACTCGTCGAGAAGGACCATCCCTGGGCCAGCCGCAAGCCCTCCAAGCGCGTCCTCCAGCTCGGGTTCTACAATGGCGACCTGACCATTTCCGAGCGCAACGGCATGGTCAAAACCTACGAGCTGATGGACCGCCACTTCACCTGGAACCGTCGCCCGCGCCCGGCCACCGACAAGCAGGTGAGCGCCTATTTCCTCGATCGCGCCCTGCGCAGCCAGGGCCTGGTCAGCCTGGATTCGGTGGCCTACATGAACGCCCCGCGCAAGCCGGCGATCAGGGAACTCATCGAGAGCCGCGTACGCCGCAAGCTCCTGGTGCCGGTCGAGATCGCCGGGCTCGAAAAGCCCGTCGCCTATTACGCCGCGCCTGAAACTCTCGACACCCTGCCCGAGGCGCCGGCCGCCCTCACCCACATCCTCTCCCCCTTCGATCCGCTGATCATCCAGCGCAAGCGCACCAGCGCCATCTTCGGGTACGACCACATATTCGAAGCCTACGTGCCCAAGGCCAAGCGCAGGTTCGGCTACTTCACCCTGCCCGTGATCGTGGGCGAGGACATCGTGGCCGCCATCGACCTCAAGACCGACCGTGCCGGGCGAAAACTCCTCGTCCAGAGCTGGACCTGGGTCGGTCCGGGCGAAGCCTCCCGCCACAAGCAGCCCATCGAGGAGGCGCTCGATCGCTTCACCGCTTTCCAGCTCGGCGACTAG